Proteins from one Mesotoga infera genomic window:
- the purH gene encoding bifunctional phosphoribosylaminoimidazolecarboxamide formyltransferase/IMP cyclohydrolase, producing the protein MKTALLSVSNKEGIVDFAKQLSDRGFRILSSGGTQRELAASGVEVLAVSDLTGFPECFDGRVKTLHPAVHAGILAKRELPEHMKKLAQLGIDTIDLVAVNLYPFKEAISGNGATLEEAIENIDIGGPAMLRSAAKNYGDVIALVDPSDYTGVIKELDAGGPSRAFRLKLAAKVFRHVAHYDSIIASHLSGLCGESLTEKINITIEKVQDLRYGENPHQRAALYRYPLSYPLGGYVQIQGKELSFNNLTDAGAAMELLREFTSNTALITLKHTNPCGVGLADTTLEAWKKAYGCDRVSVFGGIVATNGTVDSELAGELKNVFLEVIMAPVFTSRALEILSTKKNIRILKIDPVFKCNEYDFKSIPGGMVVQGRDNAMLGEGLRIVTAKKPDEREMEDMLFAWKVVKHVKSNAIVLARQGQTLGIGPGQTSRIWALENAIRQSNYDLKGAVMASDGFFPFQDCVEAAAKAGIGAIIQPGGSIKDEDSIEAADRLGLSLVFTGMRHFKH; encoded by the coding sequence ATGAAGACAGCGTTGTTGAGCGTCTCTAACAAAGAAGGTATAGTCGATTTTGCGAAACAACTTTCGGATAGAGGTTTTCGGATACTCTCCAGTGGAGGCACACAGAGGGAGCTGGCCGCTTCGGGGGTAGAGGTTTTGGCCGTATCTGATCTGACCGGTTTCCCAGAGTGCTTTGACGGACGGGTGAAGACTCTCCATCCGGCCGTTCATGCCGGAATACTTGCCAAGAGAGAGTTGCCTGAACACATGAAGAAGCTGGCGCAACTTGGAATCGACACGATTGATCTCGTGGCCGTTAACCTTTACCCCTTCAAGGAGGCGATCTCCGGCAACGGCGCGACGCTGGAGGAGGCGATAGAAAATATAGATATAGGAGGTCCGGCCATGCTCCGTTCGGCCGCGAAGAATTATGGCGATGTGATCGCACTGGTCGATCCGTCAGACTACACAGGCGTCATAAAGGAGCTCGATGCCGGCGGCCCTTCCAGAGCATTCAGACTGAAGCTGGCGGCGAAGGTCTTCAGGCACGTGGCCCACTACGATTCGATAATAGCATCTCATCTAAGTGGGCTGTGCGGGGAGAGTCTGACTGAAAAGATAAACATTACGATTGAGAAGGTCCAGGACCTCAGGTACGGCGAAAATCCCCACCAGAGGGCGGCTCTTTACCGCTATCCCTTGAGTTATCCACTCGGGGGATATGTTCAGATACAGGGAAAGGAACTCTCCTTCAACAACCTCACCGACGCGGGAGCGGCAATGGAACTTTTGAGAGAGTTCACCAGCAATACGGCCCTGATAACGTTGAAGCACACCAATCCTTGCGGTGTAGGTCTGGCCGATACGACTTTAGAAGCCTGGAAAAAGGCGTATGGTTGTGATCGGGTATCCGTGTTCGGAGGCATAGTGGCGACCAACGGAACCGTGGATAGCGAGCTGGCAGGAGAGTTGAAAAACGTCTTTCTCGAGGTAATAATGGCGCCGGTCTTCACATCACGAGCGCTTGAGATACTTTCTACCAAAAAGAACATAAGAATCCTGAAGATCGATCCCGTTTTCAAGTGCAACGAGTACGATTTCAAGTCGATACCCGGTGGAATGGTTGTTCAGGGCAGAGATAACGCAATGCTGGGAGAAGGACTGAGAATCGTAACGGCAAAAAAACCCGACGAGAGGGAAATGGAAGATATGCTCTTCGCATGGAAGGTTGTGAAACACGTCAAATCGAACGCCATAGTTCTGGCCAGGCAAGGCCAGACCCTTGGAATAGGACCGGGTCAGACCAGCAGAATCTGGGCTCTGGAGAATGCGATAAGACAATCGAATTACGATCTGAAGGGTGCCGTTATGGCGTCGGATGGTTTCTTTCCCTTCCAGGACTGTGTTGAAGCGGCCGCGAAGGCCGGGATAGGTGCCATCATCCAGCCCGGCGGATCGATCAAAGACGAAGACTCCATAGAGGCAGCCGACAGACTCGGGCTTTCATTGGTCTTCACTGGCATGCGTCACTTCAAGCATTGA
- the purD gene encoding phosphoribosylamine--glycine ligase, whose translation MRILVIGNGGREAALAWKLSQSEGLEKLFCAPGNPGTSSIAENVPLEPCDIEGLLAFAMKHGIDLTVVGPEKPLSMGIVDRFRGMGLAVFGPTRDCARLETSKIFAKRFMNLHGIPTARHASARYYLQALAELENFELPLVIKADGLAAGKGVFIAERQEEAHQILRDLLIEDSLKEAGSRVVIEEFLNGRELSVFVLSDGKRVVELAEARDFKKAFDGDLGPNTGGMGAISPVPDYTERLREEFRSNILRPTVEGLTKEGLSYTGLLYFGLINTPAGLKVLEFNCRFGDPETQAIMPRIDFDLARVLYDCAKGQLKEERLRLKRECAVTVVACSQGYPGRYMTGCEVSGLSESDCILFQAGTGCSEEKIVTTGGRVLAVTGLESDFYRAKRKAYGALERIRFKGMTFRKDIGVEFDVN comes from the coding sequence ATGAGAATACTTGTCATAGGGAACGGCGGCCGCGAGGCCGCACTTGCCTGGAAACTCTCCCAAAGCGAAGGGCTGGAGAAGCTATTTTGCGCACCGGGAAACCCCGGAACATCGTCAATAGCGGAAAACGTTCCCCTGGAACCCTGCGATATAGAGGGTCTGCTGGCCTTCGCGATGAAACATGGAATAGACCTCACTGTCGTTGGTCCCGAGAAACCTCTCTCAATGGGCATAGTAGATCGCTTCAGGGGAATGGGTCTGGCCGTATTCGGTCCCACCAGAGATTGTGCCCGGCTCGAAACCAGTAAGATCTTCGCCAAAAGGTTCATGAACCTCCACGGCATTCCCACGGCCCGTCACGCGAGCGCCAGATATTACTTGCAGGCTCTTGCCGAGCTGGAGAATTTTGAGCTACCCCTGGTGATAAAGGCCGACGGACTGGCGGCCGGTAAGGGCGTCTTCATAGCAGAACGGCAGGAGGAAGCGCATCAAATACTCAGGGATTTGCTTATCGAAGACTCTCTAAAAGAGGCCGGCTCCAGGGTTGTTATAGAGGAATTTCTTAATGGAAGAGAGCTTTCCGTATTCGTCCTGTCTGACGGAAAGCGGGTGGTGGAACTCGCAGAGGCCCGCGATTTCAAAAAAGCCTTCGACGGAGACCTCGGTCCCAACACCGGTGGAATGGGCGCCATTTCTCCAGTCCCCGATTATACGGAGCGGCTCCGCGAAGAGTTCAGGAGCAATATCCTTCGCCCAACAGTTGAAGGACTGACTAAAGAAGGCCTCTCCTACACGGGGCTTCTGTATTTCGGCCTCATAAATACACCGGCCGGGTTGAAAGTTCTGGAATTCAACTGCCGTTTCGGCGATCCCGAAACGCAGGCTATAATGCCCAGGATCGACTTCGACCTGGCCCGAGTTCTGTACGATTGCGCCAAAGGCCAACTGAAAGAAGAGCGGCTAAGGCTAAAGCGGGAGTGCGCCGTAACTGTCGTCGCCTGTTCGCAAGGGTACCCAGGTCGGTACATGACGGGTTGCGAGGTATCTGGACTATCCGAGAGCGACTGCATCCTCTTCCAGGCCGGTACGGGGTGCAGCGAAGAGAAAATCGTAACGACGGGCGGCAGGGTGCTGGCCGTAACGGGCCTTGAAAGTGATTTTTACCGAGCAAAGAGGAAGGCTTACGGTGCACTGGAAAGGATCCGTTTCAAAGGGATGACATTCAGGAAAGACATAGGAGTCGAATTTGATGTAAACTAG
- the purB gene encoding adenylosuccinate lyase → MIERYALSPLKELWELKAQYGRWLEVELAVVKAYEETGRAPAGTTEKIRSKARIDVEGIAEIEKVVDHDVIAFIKYVTREMGDEARYFHLGLTSSDIVDTALSLAVRESGLAIIRALTELSQALGEQALIYKDTVCMGRTHGIHAEPTSFGLKFLSFMVETDRNIKRLSRSVETCSVGKLSGAVGNYANISPEVEAIALREIGLRPTEVSTQIVPRDIHAEFISAIAIAASSIERMVVEFRHLQRTEVLEVQEPFKKGQRGSSAMPHKKNPIICERLTGMARLLRGYAAAALEDIALWHERDISHSSVERIMLPDATMLLYYMAKKSLDLVRDLVVYPERMLENFKASRNLVFSQRVMLTLVEKGMTREEAYRLVQELSMKCWNEGRDFKEAVEKSREIGKYIDPDEIDELFDPEYYLRNVDPIFKRILDGG, encoded by the coding sequence ATGATCGAGCGTTACGCGCTTTCGCCATTGAAGGAGCTCTGGGAACTCAAGGCCCAGTACGGGAGATGGCTTGAGGTTGAGCTTGCGGTGGTAAAGGCCTATGAAGAGACCGGCCGTGCGCCGGCAGGAACGACGGAAAAGATAAGATCTAAGGCGAGAATAGATGTCGAAGGTATCGCGGAGATCGAAAAGGTAGTCGATCACGATGTCATCGCCTTTATAAAATACGTTACGCGTGAGATGGGCGACGAAGCTCGCTATTTTCACCTAGGCCTCACATCGTCGGACATAGTCGATACGGCCCTTTCGCTGGCCGTGCGTGAGTCGGGCCTGGCGATAATACGGGCTCTGACGGAGCTTTCGCAGGCTCTAGGGGAGCAGGCTCTCATCTACAAGGATACTGTATGCATGGGACGGACCCATGGGATACACGCCGAGCCGACCTCCTTCGGTCTGAAATTCCTTTCCTTCATGGTCGAGACCGATAGGAACATAAAACGACTCAGCAGGAGCGTGGAGACTTGCTCGGTCGGAAAACTGAGCGGTGCCGTGGGCAACTACGCCAACATATCGCCAGAGGTTGAGGCTATCGCCCTCAGGGAGATAGGTCTGAGGCCGACGGAGGTATCGACGCAGATCGTTCCGAGGGATATCCACGCCGAATTCATCTCGGCCATAGCGATAGCGGCCTCTTCGATCGAGAGGATGGTCGTCGAGTTTCGGCATCTCCAGCGGACGGAAGTCCTGGAGGTCCAGGAACCTTTCAAAAAGGGACAGAGAGGCTCTTCGGCCATGCCCCACAAGAAGAATCCCATAATCTGCGAGCGTCTGACCGGAATGGCCCGGCTTCTGAGAGGTTATGCCGCCGCTGCCCTGGAGGATATAGCCCTCTGGCATGAAAGAGATATCTCTCATTCCAGCGTCGAGAGAATAATGTTGCCTGACGCCACTATGCTCCTGTACTATATGGCGAAGAAGTCTCTCGATCTGGTGAGGGATCTGGTAGTGTATCCCGAGAGGATGCTGGAAAACTTCAAAGCCTCCAGAAATCTGGTCTTCTCCCAGCGTGTAATGCTGACGCTTGTCGAAAAAGGCATGACAAGGGAGGAAGCGTACAGACTCGTCCAGGAGCTCTCCATGAAATGCTGGAACGAGGGTCGCGACTTCAAAGAAGCCGTTGAGAAAAGTCGTGAGATAGGAAAGTACATTGATCCGGACGAAATAGATGAACTGTTCGATCCCGAGTATTACCTGAGAAACGTAGATCCGATCTTCAAAAGAATCTTGGACGGAGGCTGA
- a CDS encoding adenylosuccinate synthase: protein MQRLAIVGAQWGDEGKGKVVNYFSKDFEWIVRFSGGANAGHTIYVDGKKYVNHLLPSIQPRNASRGFLGAGMVIDVEQLINEFETLEADFPGISCRFYIDPEAFAVLPWHKEEDVLLETMRKEPIGTTGRGIGPSYTDKVSREGLKLYTLFDENLLRERLESIYHMKQNIYNNRLTVSPEDMFKYLQKLRGELERLKVNFTSAVDMSRVFRSTSVLFEGAQGVLLDLDFGTYPFVTSGACMAHGVSSVGFSTFELDSVYGVLKAYTTRVGAGPFPTEDFTETGEKIREIGKEYGATTGRPRRVGWLDLPALRYARIRSGLTGFVITKGDVLNGLEEVKVCVAYDVDGVVKEVPSTSYDFFRAKPIYETVKGWPTTDHINFLKYMTFIERETGVEIDYISYGPKTEEMKTRNDLIINI from the coding sequence ATGCAGAGACTGGCCATTGTGGGAGCCCAATGGGGCGACGAAGGAAAGGGAAAGGTAGTCAATTACTTCTCGAAGGATTTCGAGTGGATAGTCAGGTTCTCCGGCGGGGCCAATGCCGGCCACACAATATACGTCGATGGCAAGAAATATGTGAATCATCTTCTGCCTTCGATACAACCCAGGAACGCTTCCAGGGGCTTTCTTGGGGCCGGAATGGTAATAGACGTGGAGCAGCTAATTAACGAGTTCGAGACTCTGGAGGCCGACTTCCCGGGCATCTCCTGCCGGTTCTACATAGACCCGGAGGCCTTCGCAGTTCTCCCCTGGCACAAAGAGGAGGACGTGCTGCTCGAGACTATGCGTAAAGAGCCTATCGGAACCACGGGCAGAGGGATTGGCCCCTCCTACACCGACAAAGTGTCGCGAGAAGGCCTGAAACTCTATACACTCTTCGACGAGAACCTGCTCAGGGAGAGGTTGGAATCGATCTACCATATGAAACAGAATATATACAACAACAGGCTCACCGTTTCGCCGGAGGATATGTTCAAATACCTCCAGAAGCTGCGCGGCGAACTGGAAAGACTGAAGGTAAATTTCACCAGCGCCGTAGATATGTCGCGCGTCTTCAGGAGTACATCGGTACTCTTCGAAGGAGCCCAGGGCGTTCTGCTCGATCTCGATTTCGGAACTTATCCCTTCGTGACCTCCGGAGCATGCATGGCACATGGCGTTTCGTCGGTCGGTTTCTCTACATTCGAGCTAGACAGCGTTTACGGCGTGCTGAAGGCCTACACCACAAGAGTGGGGGCCGGTCCCTTTCCCACCGAGGACTTCACCGAAACTGGAGAGAAGATACGCGAGATAGGCAAGGAGTACGGCGCCACCACCGGAAGGCCGAGGAGGGTGGGCTGGCTCGACCTGCCGGCGTTGAGGTACGCCAGGATCAGATCGGGGCTCACCGGATTCGTCATAACCAAAGGCGATGTGCTCAACGGACTGGAAGAAGTCAAAGTCTGCGTGGCTTACGATGTGGATGGGGTGGTGAAGGAAGTGCCCTCTACCTCGTACGATTTCTTCAGGGCAAAGCCAATCTATGAGACGGTAAAGGGCTGGCCCACGACCGACCACATAAACTTCCTGAAGTACATGACCTTCATCGAGAGAGAGACCGGCGTCGAGATCGACTACATCTCCTACGGTCCTAAAACCGAAGAGATGAAGACCAGGAACGACCTGATAATAAATATTTGA
- the cysS gene encoding cysteine--tRNA ligase, giving the protein MDIRLNNTMSREKEVFKPLTAGEVKLYTCGLTVYNYAHIGNLRAYIFADTLKRMFLFNGYKVNHVMNITDVGHLTGDEDEGEDKMEAGARREGKTVWEIVDFYTKAFFKDLERLRILFPTTTCRATEHVSDMIEMIKKIEANGYTYIAGGNVYFDTSKLPDYGKLARLQLDEDRMRSRVESDPYKRNPFDFVLWFTRYKYTNHAMQWDSPWGRGFPGWHIECSAMSSKYLGERFDIHTGGIDHIPIHHTNEIAQSEAAFGHEWVNYWLHSEFLVIGEGEKMSKSLGNFITLQTLIDMGYDPMDYRYYLLGAHYRKQLAFTFEALDGARNAMKRLKISIAELKEIQSPSAVADPELLEEFHEAINDDLNTPKALAVLWKVIDSEDLSAGEKLALIEQFERVLALGLAEVESDTIPGEIEELALQRKQARKDRNWKRADELRELISEKGYEILDDRDGYKIRKK; this is encoded by the coding sequence ATGGATATACGACTCAACAACACGATGTCGAGAGAGAAGGAAGTCTTCAAACCGCTGACTGCGGGGGAGGTGAAACTCTACACCTGTGGACTGACCGTTTACAACTACGCACACATAGGCAACTTGAGGGCCTATATCTTTGCCGATACCCTCAAGAGGATGTTCCTTTTCAACGGCTACAAAGTGAACCACGTGATGAATATTACAGATGTCGGCCACCTCACCGGCGACGAAGATGAAGGCGAAGACAAGATGGAGGCCGGTGCCAGACGAGAAGGAAAGACCGTCTGGGAGATCGTCGATTTCTACACGAAGGCTTTTTTCAAAGATTTGGAAAGATTGCGTATACTCTTCCCCACGACCACGTGCAGGGCGACCGAACACGTGAGCGACATGATAGAGATGATAAAAAAGATAGAGGCCAACGGCTACACTTACATTGCCGGCGGAAACGTCTATTTCGACACGTCCAAACTTCCCGATTACGGCAAACTCGCCAGACTGCAACTAGATGAAGATAGAATGAGATCGAGGGTGGAAAGCGATCCATACAAGAGAAACCCCTTCGACTTCGTGCTCTGGTTCACCCGGTACAAATACACCAACCACGCGATGCAGTGGGATTCGCCCTGGGGAAGAGGCTTCCCCGGCTGGCACATAGAGTGCTCGGCCATGTCCTCCAAATACCTGGGCGAGAGGTTCGACATACACACCGGCGGGATCGACCATATCCCCATACATCACACCAATGAAATAGCCCAGAGCGAGGCGGCCTTCGGCCACGAGTGGGTCAATTACTGGTTGCACTCGGAGTTTCTCGTGATCGGAGAGGGCGAAAAGATGTCGAAATCGCTGGGCAACTTCATCACCCTCCAGACGCTGATCGACATGGGTTACGATCCAATGGATTACAGGTATTACCTGCTAGGCGCCCATTACAGAAAACAGCTGGCCTTCACCTTCGAAGCTCTCGATGGTGCGAGGAACGCCATGAAAAGACTCAAGATAAGCATAGCCGAATTGAAGGAGATTCAAAGCCCTTCAGCCGTAGCCGATCCTGAACTGCTTGAAGAGTTCCACGAGGCCATCAACGACGATCTCAACACGCCAAAAGCCCTGGCGGTGCTATGGAAGGTTATCGATAGCGAAGATCTGTCGGCCGGTGAAAAACTCGCGCTGATAGAGCAATTTGAAAGGGTGCTGGCGCTCGGACTGGCTGAAGTCGAGAGCGACACGATACCCGGAGAGATCGAGGAGCTCGCTCTGCAGCGAAAGCAGGCCAGGAAAGATAGAAACTGGAAAAGGGCCGACGAATTGAGGGAACTGATCTCGGAGAAGGGGTACGAAATCCTCGACGACCGCGACGGGTATAAAATAAGAAAAAAGTGA
- a CDS encoding GNAT family N-acetyltransferase gives MDIRFATKEDNEKLLDIERRSAQEGKIWVVGYKENFFDRLKYYSKGSILVAEEKGDIIGCIGIAFDEYLVDSVPRKAIYLFGLRTNPAYRMKIARWLKAIIQELENRYGESEFDFAYASVKADNTASKKILAHMGFSRFATLDFYACPVLHRIKNTGVCVERPDMDRVLGLYSGMSSRFDLVPKHVRVFEPMIEEKRLKLFTGEGASALVFDTSGESDFGIAKLSPGLRFFQVIGKYLLSPLARVPGMKERLRIWDVLILDYRTPRAARRVVAEIHKEAWKEKVTLLNFARDSTLGSLKPAIGPLSFKIPFDIMIFEKKEIPRKGRPVIWVPAL, from the coding sequence TTGGATATAAGGTTCGCCACAAAAGAGGATAACGAAAAACTTCTGGATATCGAGCGTAGATCGGCGCAGGAGGGTAAGATCTGGGTCGTAGGCTACAAAGAAAACTTCTTCGACAGGCTGAAGTATTACAGTAAAGGCTCCATTCTTGTTGCAGAGGAGAAGGGTGACATAATAGGCTGCATCGGTATAGCCTTCGACGAGTACCTTGTCGATTCCGTACCGAGAAAAGCGATATATCTCTTCGGTTTGAGAACCAATCCGGCCTACAGGATGAAGATAGCCCGATGGTTGAAGGCGATAATACAGGAGCTCGAAAACAGATACGGGGAGAGCGAATTCGATTTCGCCTACGCCTCCGTAAAGGCTGACAATACGGCCTCGAAGAAGATCCTGGCACACATGGGCTTTTCTCGATTTGCGACGCTGGATTTCTACGCCTGCCCCGTTCTTCACCGCATCAAAAATACCGGAGTCTGTGTGGAAAGGCCCGATATGGACAGAGTGCTCGGGCTTTACAGCGGCATGTCAAGCCGTTTCGATCTCGTTCCGAAGCATGTGCGCGTCTTCGAACCCATGATAGAAGAGAAGAGGTTGAAACTCTTCACTGGAGAGGGAGCCAGCGCGCTTGTCTTCGACACTTCGGGAGAGTCGGACTTCGGGATAGCGAAGTTGTCACCCGGATTGAGATTTTTCCAGGTAATAGGCAAGTATCTCCTTTCGCCTCTGGCGCGTGTACCGGGAATGAAGGAAAGGCTCAGGATATGGGATGTGCTCATTCTCGATTACAGGACTCCCCGTGCCGCCAGAAGAGTGGTCGCGGAGATCCACAAAGAAGCCTGGAAAGAGAAAGTGACTCTACTCAATTTTGCACGGGACAGCACTCTGGGCAGCCTGAAGCCCGCGATCGGCCCTCTGAGTTTCAAAATACCCTTCGACATAATGATCTTCGAAAAGAAAGAAATACCCAGAAAGGGCCGGCCCGTGATCTGGGTGCCGGCCCTCTAA
- a CDS encoding S9 family peptidase, translating to MKKIRLEDVHRYSAVGDVNFLPNGKEFLFVHKTIDRENNKYLSNIWSGDLSTCKVTQLTRGDKDGSPVVDPEGKSLLFTSRREKDAKGTKGTKGTELYLLKLGGGESRLVKTLKGGFSSISWVDEENILFTTKAAPGENPEKPVEEEPVEKRTYVIDKIPFVSNGSGFTENRISQLYMLNVATGKMKPLEAVKGDVQSVEISPDRKRAAIIVKEDAERRPRWNNLYILDLKGGSPERIGDDSISVYACVWASCDELFVLGTDLAKGFPTNPYFNFVDLESKEMKPLRRDLDLYFGNSLNSDVRGLSGKSLRVKNGKLYSIITSGPDSTIISMDKTGEVEDVMLSDGSIDCFDINDSGDLVYTKMTPVQPLELFCSKATGTKKITNFNSWMKGYQLSAPESFKVQASDGVVIDGWIMKPVDFDEKGRYPAVVEIHGGPKTAYGNGYMHEFQALAASGYAVVYCNPRGSSGYGTDFADIRGHYGERDFDDIMEVLEFVVNEYDFIDEERLGVTGGSYGGFMTNWIVGHTDVFKAAVSQRSISSWISFFGTTDIGYYFAPDQIGDDFFQNLEGYLRQSPLTYAPNVETPILFIHSLEDYRCWVPEAMQFFTVLRYLGKEARMVLFPGENHELSRGGMPVHREKRLKAIVEWFDTHLKK from the coding sequence TTGAAGAAAATAAGGCTCGAAGACGTTCACAGATACTCGGCCGTCGGCGATGTAAACTTTCTCCCGAACGGAAAGGAATTTCTCTTCGTTCACAAGACCATAGACAGGGAGAACAACAAATACCTGAGCAACATCTGGTCCGGCGACCTCTCCACATGTAAGGTCACCCAGCTCACCAGGGGCGATAAAGACGGCTCGCCCGTGGTCGATCCTGAAGGCAAGAGTTTGCTCTTCACTTCCAGGAGAGAGAAAGACGCGAAAGGCACGAAAGGCACGAAAGGCACGGAACTCTACCTGCTGAAGCTCGGTGGAGGTGAAAGTAGGCTGGTTAAGACTCTCAAAGGGGGATTCTCGTCGATATCCTGGGTTGACGAGGAAAATATACTCTTTACCACGAAAGCGGCTCCCGGCGAGAACCCGGAGAAACCAGTCGAGGAGGAACCGGTCGAGAAGAGAACCTACGTGATAGACAAAATCCCCTTTGTTTCGAATGGATCGGGCTTCACCGAAAACAGGATCTCGCAACTTTACATGCTGAACGTCGCGACCGGCAAGATGAAACCCCTGGAAGCAGTCAAGGGCGATGTGCAATCGGTCGAGATCTCGCCAGACAGAAAGAGAGCTGCCATCATCGTCAAAGAGGATGCAGAGAGACGCCCGCGCTGGAACAACCTGTATATTCTCGATCTGAAAGGCGGAAGTCCTGAGAGGATCGGAGACGATTCGATATCCGTGTACGCCTGTGTATGGGCCTCCTGCGACGAGCTCTTCGTTCTAGGCACCGATCTGGCTAAGGGCTTTCCTACGAACCCTTATTTCAACTTCGTGGATCTGGAGAGCAAAGAGATGAAGCCTCTCCGCAGGGATCTCGATCTCTATTTTGGAAACAGTCTCAACAGCGATGTCAGGGGCCTGTCTGGAAAGTCGCTCAGGGTTAAAAATGGAAAGCTATATTCGATAATTACCTCGGGACCGGACTCCACAATCATCTCGATGGATAAGACCGGTGAAGTGGAGGATGTTATGCTATCCGACGGGAGCATCGATTGCTTCGACATCAACGATTCGGGTGATCTCGTTTACACGAAGATGACACCGGTACAGCCTCTCGAGCTATTCTGCAGCAAAGCGACCGGCACAAAAAAAATAACCAATTTCAATTCCTGGATGAAAGGCTATCAGCTATCGGCGCCAGAAAGCTTCAAAGTCCAGGCCTCCGACGGTGTCGTCATCGATGGCTGGATAATGAAGCCTGTTGACTTCGACGAAAAGGGCAGATACCCGGCGGTAGTAGAAATACACGGAGGTCCCAAGACGGCCTATGGTAACGGCTACATGCACGAGTTCCAGGCTCTCGCGGCTTCGGGATATGCGGTAGTTTACTGCAATCCCAGGGGGAGCTCGGGATACGGCACGGATTTCGCCGACATAAGAGGCCACTACGGCGAACGCGATTTCGACGATATTATGGAAGTCCTTGAGTTTGTCGTGAATGAATATGATTTCATAGATGAGGAGAGACTGGGCGTCACGGGCGGTTCCTACGGCGGTTTCATGACCAACTGGATCGTCGGCCACACCGATGTTTTCAAGGCGGCCGTTTCACAGCGATCGATATCCAGCTGGATCTCTTTCTTCGGAACGACAGATATAGGATACTATTTCGCGCCCGACCAGATAGGCGACGATTTTTTCCAGAACCTGGAGGGCTATCTCCGCCAGTCGCCGCTCACTTACGCGCCTAATGTCGAAACACCCATACTGTTCATACACTCTCTGGAAGACTACAGGTGCTGGGTGCCTGAGGCGATGCAATTTTTCACCGTCCTGAGATACCTCGGAAAAGAGGCCAGGATGGTACTCTTCCCCGGTGAAAACCACGAACTTTCCAGGGGCGGGATGCCGGTGCACCGTGAAAAGCGACTAAAAGCCATCGTCGAATGGTTCGACACCCATCTCAAAAAATAG
- a CDS encoding pyroglutamyl-peptidase I family protein: protein MVILSHFEPFGGDGINASEIVARKVAGTRSDLRVVELPTVFDDAFIPLMTEIERIKPEAIIMLGQAAGRTTVTPEKVAINWKESTTADNNGYIARGERISISGADAYFSTLPLAKIIDSLQKEELPVSLSFTAGTFVCNYLFYRTMEYLTSTSKCLPAGFVHIPCIPRQAVGKNGLASMDVALSAEILSRIIDVIVGGGR, encoded by the coding sequence ATGGTTATCCTGAGTCATTTTGAACCCTTCGGCGGCGACGGGATCAACGCATCGGAGATCGTCGCGCGTAAAGTAGCCGGCACAAGATCCGACCTGAGGGTGGTCGAACTTCCCACGGTCTTCGACGACGCCTTCATCCCTTTGATGACGGAAATCGAGAGAATAAAGCCAGAAGCGATAATCATGCTCGGTCAGGCCGCAGGAAGGACGACCGTAACTCCCGAGAAGGTGGCGATAAACTGGAAGGAATCGACAACTGCCGATAACAACGGTTACATAGCCCGTGGAGAGAGAATCTCGATCTCGGGCGCCGATGCTTACTTTTCTACGCTCCCTCTTGCGAAGATAATCGACTCACTTCAGAAAGAGGAGCTGCCAGTATCTCTCTCTTTCACGGCCGGTACCTTTGTCTGCAACTATCTCTTCTACAGAACGATGGAGTATCTGACCTCGACAAGCAAGTGTCTTCCGGCCGGGTTCGTGCACATACCCTGTATCCCCCGGCAGGCGGTTGGAAAGAACGGTCTGGCATCTATGGACGTGGCCCTGTCGGCCGAAATTCTATCCCGGATCATAGACGTTATCGTTGGTGGTGGAAGATGA